In a genomic window of bacterium:
- a CDS encoding NAD(P)H-dependent oxidoreductase subunit E: MQIAYADIDKETIQLQPEDFAKVQGIISDYKSKEGSLMPILQKINATYNYLPMDLLRYVGRELDIPLSHIYNIATFYNAFSLVPKGKYTIALCRGTACHVRGSGRLQEKVEQELGISDGGTTEDFLFSLQTVRCIGCCSIAPAVRIGRNTYGNVRVNEIGNILRKYRL, translated from the coding sequence ATGCAGATCGCATACGCTGATATCGACAAGGAGACAATACAGCTGCAACCCGAGGATTTTGCCAAGGTCCAGGGGATCATCAGTGATTACAAGTCCAAGGAAGGCAGCCTTATGCCGATCCTCCAGAAGATAAACGCAACGTACAATTACCTGCCGATGGACTTGCTGCGCTATGTCGGTAGGGAATTGGATATACCTTTAAGCCATATATATAACATCGCGACGTTCTACAACGCTTTTAGCCTCGTGCCGAAGGGAAAGTATACGATCGCGCTCTGCCGCGGTACCGCATGCCATGTCCGCGGTTCGGGCAGATTGCAGGAAAAGGTCGAACAGGAGCTGGGCATCAGTGACGGTGGGACGACCGAAGATTTTTTATTCTCGTTGCAGACCGTCCGGTGTATCGGGTGTTGCAGCATAGCACCAGCAGTTCGCATTGGTCGTAATACCTACGGTAATGTCAGGGTAAATGAGATCGGCAATATATTGAGAAAGTACAGACTATGA
- the nuoF gene encoding NADH-quinone oxidoreductase subunit NuoF: MKLKNKEDLQKLKDSGIKKLYPDKVRISVGMATCGLATGAEQVYNYFSKEIDSNGKFNLVPVGCIGFCQKEPLVDILIPGLPRVTFSKVNEEKAKLIFDDLKKDHINNSIAAWRFDEDEWLILNEKKSLVARDLPDAVRSIELYNNIAFFKKQLKIALRNCGFINPEDIEEYIARGGYFSLMQVLKGYSADQVIGDVKKSGLRGRGGAGFPTGLKWELCRKSKGETKYIICNADEGDPGAYMDRSILEGDPHSVIEGMVIGAYAIGAQEGYIYVRTEYPLAIERFKKAISDAEESNLLGDNILGTNFNFKIKMAQGSGAFVCGEETSLISSIEGKSPEPRLRPPFPAESGLWGKPTNINNVETWANIPVIIARGGDWFSRIGTEKSKGTKVFSLVGKIENTGLIEVPMGMKLDEIIEMGGGIPKNRKFKAIQTGGPSGGCLPLSHINQPVDYEKLAEAGSIMGSGGMIVMDERTCMVDIARYFLEFLKDESCGKCSSCREGTREMYEIVDRISRGEGKEGDIDLLENLGKVVKSASMCGLGQTAANPVLSTIRYFRDEYEEHIKHKRCPAIVCKEIVSSPCQHTCPIGTEAQLYVSYIASRKFEQALEVITRDNPMPASVSRICHHPCERMSCRAGDIGEPINIRGLKRFVIDWATAAKKNIEPPGKTPATGKKIAIVGAGPAGLTAGYYLCLKGHKVTVFDSEQKPGGMLLVGIPEYRLPRPVLDFDIQNMKKAGLEIKNGVRIGEQVSIDELLKQGYDAVFVAVGAHESIKMGVVGEDHPRVLPGMKFLRAVHTGQKVDLGNKVCVIGGGNSAIDAARVALRLGCEVEIYYRRTRSEMPAFPEEIEGALEEGVKIQYLVAPQKIAEQNGKLLFTCSRMALGEIDSSGRRKPVPIPGSEFTTGFDTIIAAVSEQPQTGFLAKHAKLTKWGTVDVNAETLQSSHPQIFAGGDAIRGPSTAIEAIRDGKLAAESIDSYLKKAAWMRKHAVTRPSIYVEPVAMTEVEMADYQRVKMPGLAVSPRINKFPEIDNGYTEEMAIKEARRCLHCDLETTQGQEFVKKCKERK, translated from the coding sequence ATGAAGCTAAAGAACAAAGAAGACCTGCAAAAGCTTAAGGATAGCGGGATAAAGAAGCTCTATCCGGACAAGGTGAGGATCAGTGTCGGGATGGCGACATGCGGACTGGCGACCGGCGCCGAACAGGTCTACAATTATTTCAGCAAGGAGATCGACTCTAACGGCAAGTTTAACCTTGTCCCGGTCGGGTGCATTGGGTTTTGCCAGAAAGAACCGCTGGTCGATATCCTGATCCCTGGCTTACCGCGGGTGACTTTTTCCAAAGTTAATGAAGAAAAGGCTAAACTCATCTTTGATGATCTGAAAAAAGACCATATAAACAATAGTATCGCAGCCTGGCGTTTTGATGAAGATGAATGGTTGATATTGAACGAGAAGAAGTCTCTCGTCGCCCGTGATCTACCGGACGCGGTCCGGTCGATAGAACTCTATAACAACATCGCGTTCTTCAAAAAACAGCTCAAGATCGCCCTGCGAAATTGCGGTTTCATTAATCCCGAAGATATCGAGGAGTACATTGCGCGCGGCGGCTATTTTTCTCTGATGCAGGTACTGAAGGGATATTCGGCCGACCAGGTGATCGGCGATGTCAAGAAATCCGGACTGCGGGGGCGCGGCGGCGCGGGTTTTCCGACAGGTTTGAAGTGGGAATTGTGCCGGAAATCAAAGGGAGAGACAAAGTACATAATCTGCAATGCTGACGAGGGAGACCCCGGCGCATACATGGACCGGAGCATCCTTGAAGGAGACCCGCATTCGGTCATTGAAGGCATGGTGATCGGCGCCTATGCCATCGGAGCGCAAGAGGGCTACATTTACGTGCGCACTGAATACCCGCTGGCGATCGAACGGTTCAAAAAAGCGATCAGCGATGCTGAGGAAAGTAACCTGCTGGGTGACAACATTCTGGGCACTAATTTCAATTTCAAGATAAAGATGGCGCAGGGTTCGGGCGCATTTGTCTGCGGCGAGGAAACATCTCTGATAAGCTCGATCGAAGGGAAGTCGCCGGAACCAAGGTTAAGGCCGCCATTCCCGGCCGAATCCGGATTATGGGGAAAACCGACGAATATAAACAATGTGGAGACCTGGGCGAATATCCCGGTCATTATCGCCCGCGGTGGGGATTGGTTTTCCCGGATCGGAACGGAAAAGAGCAAGGGCACGAAGGTGTTCTCGCTGGTCGGAAAAATAGAAAATACAGGGTTAATAGAAGTGCCGATGGGGATGAAGCTGGATGAGATCATCGAGATGGGCGGCGGTATTCCCAAAAACCGAAAGTTCAAAGCCATTCAGACGGGCGGACCTTCAGGCGGCTGTCTGCCTTTAAGCCATATCAATCAGCCTGTCGATTATGAAAAACTTGCCGAAGCCGGATCGATCATGGGATCTGGCGGCATGATCGTAATGGATGAACGCACCTGCATGGTGGACATCGCAAGATATTTCCTTGAGTTTCTCAAGGATGAGTCCTGCGGCAAGTGCTCGTCGTGCCGTGAAGGAACCCGGGAGATGTATGAGATCGTTGACCGCATTTCCAGGGGAGAAGGCAAGGAAGGCGATATCGATCTCCTGGAGAACCTGGGTAAGGTAGTGAAATCGGCTTCAATGTGCGGGCTGGGGCAGACCGCGGCCAATCCGGTCCTGTCCACGATAAGGTATTTCAGGGATGAATACGAAGAACATATCAAGCATAAAAGATGCCCGGCGATCGTTTGCAAGGAGATCGTTTCGTCCCCTTGCCAGCATACCTGTCCAATAGGCACCGAGGCTCAATTATACGTGTCGTATATCGCCAGCAGAAAGTTCGAGCAGGCGCTCGAGGTGATAACCAGGGACAACCCCATGCCGGCGTCGGTGAGCCGCATCTGTCATCATCCGTGCGAAAGAATGTCGTGCCGCGCCGGTGATATCGGGGAGCCCATAAATATCCGCGGTCTGAAGAGGTTCGTCATCGATTGGGCAACCGCAGCGAAGAAAAATATCGAGCCTCCAGGCAAAACGCCTGCCACCGGCAAGAAAATAGCCATTGTTGGCGCTGGACCGGCGGGCTTGACAGCCGGTTATTACCTTTGCCTTAAAGGTCACAAGGTCACAGTTTTCGACTCGGAGCAAAAACCCGGCGGCATGTTATTGGTCGGAATCCCCGAGTACCGGCTTCCCAGGCCGGTGCTGGATTTCGATATCCAAAACATGAAAAAAGCAGGACTGGAGATTAAAAATGGCGTGAGGATCGGCGAGCAAGTTAGTATCGACGAGCTGCTGAAACAGGGCTACGACGCGGTGTTCGTAGCGGTCGGGGCTCATGAAAGCATCAAGATGGGTGTTGTGGGAGAAGACCATCCGCGCGTTTTGCCGGGCATGAAATTCCTGCGGGCGGTCCATACCGGTCAGAAGGTCGATCTGGGCAACAAGGTATGCGTGATCGGCGGTGGTAATTCCGCGATCGATGCTGCCCGTGTTGCCCTGAGACTGGGATGCGAGGTGGAGATCTATTACCGCCGCACCAGGTCTGAAATGCCCGCTTTTCCTGAAGAGATCGAAGGGGCACTCGAAGAGGGCGTCAAGATCCAGTACCTTGTTGCGCCCCAAAAGATCGCGGAGCAGAACGGCAAGCTTCTTTTTACGTGCTCACGCATGGCGTTGGGCGAGATCGACAGCTCGGGCCGGCGCAAGCCGGTTCCCATACCGGGCTCTGAATTCACCACTGGATTCGACACGATAATCGCAGCGGTCAGCGAGCAGCCGCAGACCGGGTTTCTTGCTAAACACGCTAAACTAACCAAATGGGGAACGGTGGACGTGAATGCGGAGACCCTTCAGAGCAGCCATCCCCAGATCTTCGCGGGCGGCGACGCGATCCGCGGGCCGAGCACGGCGATCGAAGCGATCCGCGACGGCAAACTGGCCGCTGAATCGATCGATAGTTATTTGAAAAAAGCTGCGTGGATGCGGAAACATGCGGTGACACGGCCGTCGATCTATGTCGAGCCGGTTGCCATGACCGAAGTGGAGATGGCCGATTACCAGCGCGTCAAAATGCCCGGCCTGGCAGTATCCCCCCGGATCAATAAATTCCCCGAGATCGATAATGGTTACACCGAGGAAATGGCGATCAAGGAAGCCCGGCGGTGTTTGCATTGCGATCTGGAGACCACGCAGGGTCAGGAATTTGTGAAAAAGTGCAAGGAGCGAAAATGA
- a CDS encoding FAD-dependent oxidoreductase: MTIKLHIDKTPVEIEKGKTILEAVKKLNIDIPTLCYHKALSPYGACRLCVVEINRAGRKTIQASCLYPADNDIEVVTNSPELQNIRRTMIGLIMARAPKSQQIIDVARKLGVQESPYHIKDEDCMLCGLCIRMCKERMDRSAIGFSKRGDKRKIAPPFEVNSRTCMVCGACYAVCPTANERLKKISDKPSRSILDEFDERLRPRPVIRIPFPQAVPNLAIIDKEKCIHFLTDKCKVCEEFCEAKAIKYDQQEEVMDLNVGSIVLAPGFDEFDAKRKSEYGYGRHDNVVTSMEFERILSASGPFQGHIKRPGDLKEPQRIAFIQCVGSRDPQAGASYCSSVCCTYAIKESIIAKEHAKGGLDTTIFYMDIRTFGKGFESYYQRAEKEYGVRFVRAGVSKIDQDPVTRNVIIHYESEQGEIKEEEFDMAVLSVGLVPKDDMKALSKKLRVNLNEHGFCKTSEFLPVDTIRDGIYVCGAFAGPKDIPETVTQASAAAGEAMTNLASVRNTLVSKKQYAKELDVSAQEPRIGAFICHCGINIGGYVDVKAVMEYAKTLPGVVYVENNLYTCSQDTQKKMVEMIKEHQLNRVVVASCTPRTHEPLFRETIREAGLNPYLFEMANIRDQCSWIHMQEPAEATVKAKDLVRMAVAKARLLTTLKRVELDVTQKALVIGGGATGMVSALTLADQGFEVFLVEREPDLGGHMRHIYHTIEGRNVAGYLDRLTANVKAHKHIKLFTRAEVESLKGFVGNYESRIKRADGGVETVVHGVVIVATGADEHITTEYMYGSNERVVTQREFEKLLNDPAALEKKNAKNIVMIQCVGSRDDKHEYCSRICCFQAVKNALHMLEQDPQANVYVLYRDVRTYGLREDYYRKAREAGVVFIRYDDTSKPVLESSGGKLRLTVNEPILRETIEVMPDLIVLSAGIEPRKDNAILAKMLKVPLNSEGFFLEAHVKLRPVDFATEGVFVAGMAHSPKGIDEAISQAKAAAARATTIIAHKKYYAEATVSFVNEDLCAGCGVCSALCPYEAIEITTKDDKRLSKVNEALCKGCGTCVAACSSGAMGQYGFTKQQVIAMVDALKE; encoded by the coding sequence ATGACGATAAAACTCCATATTGATAAAACGCCGGTCGAGATCGAAAAGGGGAAAACGATCCTTGAGGCAGTAAAAAAGCTGAATATCGATATCCCGACGCTGTGCTATCATAAGGCATTGAGTCCCTACGGCGCATGCAGATTATGCGTGGTGGAGATCAACAGGGCCGGCAGGAAGACCATCCAGGCTTCGTGCCTGTATCCGGCTGACAACGATATCGAGGTCGTCACCAATTCGCCCGAATTGCAGAATATCAGGCGCACGATGATCGGTCTGATCATGGCGCGAGCTCCGAAATCACAACAGATCATTGACGTGGCGCGGAAATTGGGAGTACAGGAGAGCCCGTATCATATCAAAGACGAAGATTGCATGCTCTGCGGTCTTTGTATCCGCATGTGCAAGGAACGAATGGACCGAAGCGCGATCGGTTTTTCAAAACGCGGCGATAAAAGGAAGATCGCGCCACCTTTCGAGGTGAACTCAAGGACCTGCATGGTGTGCGGCGCATGTTACGCGGTATGCCCAACAGCCAATGAACGGTTGAAGAAGATCAGCGACAAGCCGTCGAGATCGATCCTCGATGAGTTCGATGAAAGACTCAGGCCAAGGCCGGTTATAAGGATACCATTTCCCCAGGCGGTTCCCAATCTCGCAATAATCGATAAAGAAAAATGCATTCATTTCCTGACCGACAAATGCAAGGTCTGCGAGGAGTTCTGCGAGGCCAAGGCGATCAAGTATGACCAGCAGGAAGAGGTCATGGACCTGAACGTCGGTTCCATTGTTCTGGCTCCTGGTTTCGATGAATTCGACGCCAAAAGAAAGAGCGAGTATGGTTATGGCCGCCATGACAACGTGGTGACCTCAATGGAGTTCGAACGCATCCTCTCGGCTTCTGGTCCTTTCCAGGGTCATATCAAGAGACCGGGCGATCTCAAGGAACCGCAGAGGATCGCGTTTATTCAATGCGTCGGTTCCCGCGACCCGCAGGCAGGCGCGAGCTACTGTTCTTCGGTATGCTGTACCTACGCGATCAAGGAGTCGATCATCGCCAAGGAACACGCCAAAGGAGGACTGGATACGACGATCTTCTACATGGATATAAGGACCTTTGGCAAGGGTTTCGAGAGTTATTACCAACGGGCAGAAAAAGAGTACGGCGTGCGGTTCGTGCGGGCCGGGGTCTCGAAGATCGACCAGGATCCGGTCACCAGAAACGTTATCATCCATTACGAGAGCGAACAGGGTGAAATAAAAGAGGAAGAGTTCGATATGGCGGTGCTGTCGGTCGGATTGGTCCCTAAGGATGACATGAAGGCACTTTCGAAAAAACTGCGCGTTAACCTGAACGAGCATGGATTCTGCAAGACCAGCGAATTCCTGCCCGTCGACACGATCCGGGACGGTATCTATGTCTGCGGCGCGTTCGCAGGTCCCAAGGACATTCCTGAGACCGTGACGCAGGCGTCGGCGGCTGCAGGTGAAGCGATGACAAATCTAGCCAGCGTCAGAAACACACTTGTGTCAAAGAAACAGTACGCCAAGGAGCTTGATGTCAGCGCACAGGAGCCGCGGATCGGCGCTTTCATCTGCCACTGCGGTATTAATATCGGCGGTTACGTTGATGTCAAAGCGGTCATGGAATATGCCAAAACCCTGCCCGGTGTCGTCTATGTGGAGAACAATCTCTACACCTGTTCTCAGGATACCCAGAAAAAAATGGTAGAGATGATAAAAGAGCATCAGCTGAACCGGGTGGTCGTAGCATCATGCACACCGCGGACACACGAGCCGCTGTTCCGGGAAACGATCCGGGAAGCAGGGTTGAATCCCTATTTGTTCGAGATGGCGAATATCCGTGACCAGTGTTCCTGGATCCACATGCAGGAACCAGCCGAGGCGACGGTCAAGGCAAAGGACCTGGTGCGGATGGCTGTCGCCAAAGCACGCCTTTTAACGACGCTCAAGCGTGTCGAGCTCGATGTCACGCAAAAGGCGTTGGTGATTGGCGGCGGCGCGACCGGTATGGTATCGGCTTTGACCCTGGCGGATCAGGGTTTTGAGGTTTTCCTCGTAGAGCGCGAGCCTGACCTGGGCGGTCACATGCGGCACATTTACCACACGATCGAAGGCCGGAATGTCGCTGGTTATCTCGACCGTCTCACCGCGAACGTAAAAGCCCACAAGCATATCAAACTGTTCACCAGGGCTGAGGTCGAATCGCTTAAAGGGTTCGTCGGCAACTACGAATCCCGGATAAAAAGGGCCGATGGCGGCGTGGAAACAGTGGTCCACGGCGTGGTCATCGTAGCTACGGGGGCGGATGAACACATCACCACCGAGTACATGTACGGGTCTAATGAGCGGGTGGTTACCCAGCGGGAGTTCGAAAAACTGCTGAACGATCCGGCGGCACTGGAAAAAAAGAATGCCAAAAACATCGTCATGATCCAGTGCGTTGGGTCCCGTGACGACAAACACGAATACTGCAGCCGGATCTGCTGCTTCCAGGCCGTAAAAAATGCCCTGCACATGCTGGAGCAGGACCCGCAGGCAAATGTCTATGTTCTGTACCGCGACGTCAGGACCTACGGCCTGCGCGAGGACTATTACCGCAAGGCGCGCGAAGCCGGGGTCGTTTTTATCCGGTATGATGATACGTCCAAACCGGTCCTTGAATCAAGCGGTGGAAAACTGCGTTTGACCGTCAACGAGCCGATCCTGCGCGAGACGATCGAGGTCATGCCCGACCTGATCGTGCTGTCCGCGGGCATCGAGCCGCGCAAGGACAACGCCATACTTGCCAAAATGCTCAAAGTACCGCTGAACAGCGAAGGGTTCTTCCTGGAAGCGCATGTTAAATTAAGACCTGTCGATTTCGCCACCGAAGGCGTTTTCGTGGCGGGAATGGCACACAGTCCGAAAGGGATTGACGAGGCGATAAGCCAGGCAAAGGCCGCCGCGGCACGGGCGACCACAATCATCGCGCATAAAAAATATTACGCGGAAGCGACCGTGTCATTCGTGAACGAGGACCTTTGCGCGGGCTGCGGCGTGTGCAGCGCTCTCTGTCCTTACGAAGCCATCGAGATAACGACTAAGGATGACAAACGGCTGTCCAAGGTAAATGAGGCGTTATGCAAGGGTTGCGGAACGTGCGTGGCCGCCTGTTCGTCCGGGGCCATGGGGCAGTACGGGTTCACCAAGCAACAGGTCATCGCGATGGTCGATGCGCTGAAAGAGTGA
- a CDS encoding hydrogenase iron-sulfur subunit produces MSEFKPKVVVFCCNWCSYAGADLAGVSRLQMHPNFRIIRTMCSGRIEPEFVLRAFKNGADGVLLTGCHPGDCHYISGNYKALRRYQGMKVLLKEFGINENRFRLEWVSAGEGIKFQQVINDFIDEVQRLGPRQQ; encoded by the coding sequence ATGAGCGAGTTCAAACCCAAAGTGGTTGTTTTCTGCTGCAACTGGTGCTCTTACGCGGGCGCTGACCTGGCGGGCGTGTCGCGTTTGCAGATGCATCCGAATTTCAGGATCATCCGGACCATGTGTTCGGGGCGGATCGAACCAGAGTTCGTTCTGCGCGCTTTCAAGAATGGTGCCGACGGGGTATTGCTGACCGGCTGCCATCCTGGCGATTGTCATTATATTTCTGGGAACTACAAAGCATTGCGCCGGTATCAGGGAATGAAGGTCCTGCTGAAGGAATTCGGCATCAACGAGAACCGGTTCAGGCTGGAATGGGTCTCGGCCGGCGAAGGCATCAAATTCCAACAGGTCATAAACGACTTTATTGATGAAGTCCAGCGGTTGGGCCCGCGGCAGCAATAA
- a CDS encoding cache domain-containing protein: MIKISLRTKLLVSLVSVILISGVISTVAGVRLIGNDIIKQAQDKVRTDLNSAREIYNELLKDAKNITRFTSTRVLVRDAVVKNDRQYLVNVLAQVLKSENLDILIALDAGGRVITRANNPSVYGDDLSSNALLQRVINDRLSTATTILLAENQLQREGDALVRQAAIEILHTPMAKYQRTGIEKNGMAVAAATPVFDDDQRMVGIIYGAKLLNHNYDLVDQVKNTVFQDEKYKGKDIGTATIFQGDLRISTNVKNEDGSRAIGTLVSQSVYEAVLERGERWIARAFVVNDWYITAYEPIRDINNNVTGILYVGILEQKYTDMRNNVILTFLGITLLGMVVVFFISFMIAQGIVRPVARLATAAHHIADGDFSYSTNIQSSDEIGELGKVFNFMVTSISERDAQIRELAQLKIAEAERLAMIGQLAAGVAHEINNPLTGIILYCDLVLRSLPKGDPKRTNLEKINAEALRCKNIVRGLLDFARQKKPEIKDCSVNQLLEASLSLIKSQALFLNITIDRILDETLPMVKVDPSQIQQVFMNIIINAGEAMEGKGELSVRTALSKDRKFVEVTFADTGPGIKEENIKKIFEPFFTTKEATHGVGLGLSISHRIIEDNGGKISVTSEIGKGTTFVIRLPC, translated from the coding sequence ATGATAAAGATCTCCCTGAGGACAAAACTGCTGGTCAGCCTGGTGTCGGTGATTCTGATCAGCGGGGTGATCAGCACCGTCGCCGGCGTCAGGTTGATCGGCAACGATATCATCAAACAGGCGCAGGACAAGGTCAGGACCGACCTTAATTCAGCGCGTGAGATATACAATGAACTGCTAAAAGACGCCAAGAATATCACCCGGTTCACGTCAACACGCGTGTTGGTGCGAGATGCGGTCGTGAAAAATGATCGGCAGTACCTGGTCAATGTCCTTGCCCAGGTGCTGAAGAGCGAGAACCTCGACATCCTTATCGCTCTGGACGCCGGGGGACGCGTGATTACCCGGGCGAATAACCCGTCGGTTTACGGCGATGACCTGTCGTCCAATGCCTTGCTGCAGCGCGTTATTAATGACCGGCTGTCGACCGCGACCACGATCCTGTTGGCCGAGAACCAGCTGCAGCGCGAGGGCGACGCGCTGGTCAGACAGGCAGCCATCGAGATTCTGCACACACCGATGGCGAAATACCAGCGGACCGGCATCGAGAAGAACGGGATGGCGGTCGCAGCGGCAACGCCCGTGTTCGATGACGACCAGAGAATGGTGGGTATCATCTACGGCGCCAAATTGCTCAACCACAATTATGATCTGGTCGATCAGGTGAAGAACACGGTGTTCCAGGACGAGAAATACAAGGGTAAGGATATCGGCACAGCGACGATCTTTCAAGGCGACTTGAGGATATCGACCAATGTCAAGAACGAGGACGGCAGCCGGGCGATCGGCACGCTTGTTTCCCAGAGCGTTTACGAAGCCGTGCTGGAAAGGGGAGAACGCTGGATCGCGCGGGCATTCGTCGTCAATGACTGGTATATTACGGCTTACGAACCGATCCGGGATATAAACAATAATGTGACGGGGATTCTCTATGTCGGGATCCTTGAGCAGAAGTACACGGACATGCGAAACAATGTGATCCTGACGTTCCTCGGGATAACCCTGCTGGGCATGGTCGTGGTCTTTTTCATATCCTTCATGATCGCACAGGGGATCGTGAGGCCGGTCGCGAGACTGGCGACCGCCGCCCATCATATCGCCGATGGCGATTTTTCCTACTCGACCAACATCCAGTCCAGCGATGAGATCGGCGAACTGGGTAAAGTCTTCAATTTCATGGTGACCTCGATCAGCGAGCGGGACGCCCAGATCAGGGAACTGGCGCAGCTAAAGATCGCGGAAGCAGAACGGCTGGCCATGATCGGTCAGCTGGCTGCCGGCGTCGCGCATGAAATAAATAACCCGCTGACGGGTATCATCCTGTACTGCGATCTGGTCCTGCGGTCGCTACCCAAGGGTGATCCGAAGCGGACGAACCTGGAAAAGATCAACGCCGAAGCGCTGCGATGCAAGAATATCGTCAGGGGTTTGCTCGACTTCGCGCGCCAGAAAAAACCCGAGATCAAGGATTGTTCGGTCAACCAGTTGCTGGAAGCTTCTCTGTCCCTGATCAAGAGCCAGGCGCTTTTTCTTAACATCACGATCGACAGGATACTGGATGAGACGCTGCCCATGGTCAAGGTCGATCCTTCGCAGATCCAGCAGGTCTTCATGAACATTATAATCAATGCTGGGGAGGCAATGGAAGGGAAGGGCGAGCTGTCCGTGAGGACCGCGCTTTCGAAAGACAGAAAATTCGTGGAGGTCACGTTCGCCGACACGGGACCGGGCATAAAAGAAGAGAACATCAAGAAAATATTCGAGCCGTTCTTTACGACCAAGGAAGCGACCCATGGCGTGGGACTCGGCTTGAGCATAAGCCATCGCATCATCGAGGATAATGGCGGAAAGATATCGGTTACGAGTGAGATCGGCAAGGGAACGACTTTCGTGATCCGCCTGCCTTGCTGA
- a CDS encoding NAD(P)H-dependent oxidoreductase subunit E, whose protein sequence is MEKVIKILKKYPTGQASIIQILQEVQSEYNCLPKDVLTYIARRVHVPLSKMYGIATFFAAFSLEPRGRHCLTVCMGTACHVRGAPEVLLCLEDKLGLAVGETSKDREYTLETVNCLGACALAPIVVVDGKYHGQVSVRAVDKIVKEVK, encoded by the coding sequence ATGGAAAAAGTCATTAAGATCCTGAAAAAATATCCGACCGGTCAGGCCAGTATCATACAGATCCTGCAAGAGGTGCAAAGTGAATATAATTGCCTGCCCAAGGACGTATTGACCTATATCGCTCGAAGAGTGCATGTGCCTTTGAGCAAAATGTATGGAATCGCGACATTTTTTGCAGCTTTCAGCCTAGAACCACGAGGGCGGCATTGCCTGACCGTATGCATGGGAACGGCTTGCCACGTACGCGGGGCACCGGAAGTACTGCTCTGTTTGGAGGATAAGCTTGGTCTCGCGGTCGGTGAGACCAGCAAAGACCGTGAATATACACTGGAAACGGTAAATTGCCTGGGCGCGTGCGCGCTCGCGCCAATCGTAGTTGTGGACGGCAAATATCATGGCCAGGTTTCGGTACGAGCCGTGGATAAGATCGTCAAGGAAGTGAAGTGA